The Halorussus salinus genome includes a region encoding these proteins:
- a CDS encoding ABC transporter permease has protein sequence MNVIEGARISWRNIREHKLRSTLTTLGVIIGVAAVITFVTLGASLQQDIISTVAGGNAATMYVTAQSPGDSRVPSLGGGGGSVVFTQHDVEQIRQLPGVELAAPESGIAASSVTYNNSTVGRQFITVSSPGYFQVRNIQFVSGRPYRTGEQEVVLNQPAARMFGDNVTVGSNISFTRAASNEQLNATVVGIVESTGGGEVLGFSQGSADPRIYAPTEPYYLRTSRSPTTQQEQLVYGRLLVKAESASQVDAVQGRVYNYLGQNSDARQLKSQSYQFEVTTQDQIIGQVKQLTSTFTAYITGIAVISLIVGSIGIANIMLVSVTERTREIGIMKAVGAQNRDVLQLFLVEAVMLGVLGSALGAVVGIAGGYAGAQAIGLPLAFQPIWFVASVAVGVLVGVLAGLYPAWDAAHTDPIDALRYE, from the coding sequence ATGAACGTCATCGAAGGGGCACGAATCAGTTGGCGCAACATCCGGGAACACAAGCTTCGCTCGACGCTGACGACGTTGGGGGTCATCATCGGCGTCGCGGCGGTCATCACCTTCGTCACGCTGGGCGCGAGCCTCCAACAGGACATCATCAGCACCGTCGCTGGCGGCAACGCCGCGACGATGTACGTGACCGCCCAGTCGCCCGGCGACAGTCGCGTGCCGTCGCTGGGCGGCGGTGGCGGGTCGGTCGTGTTCACTCAGCACGACGTGGAACAGATACGCCAGCTTCCGGGAGTGGAACTCGCGGCCCCGGAGAGCGGCATCGCCGCCTCGTCGGTCACCTACAACAACTCGACGGTCGGGAGACAGTTCATCACCGTCTCGTCGCCGGGCTACTTCCAAGTCCGGAACATCCAGTTCGTCTCGGGCAGACCGTACCGAACCGGCGAACAGGAGGTGGTGCTGAACCAACCCGCCGCCCGGATGTTCGGCGACAACGTGACCGTCGGGTCGAACATCTCGTTCACGCGGGCCGCGAGCAACGAACAGCTCAACGCGACGGTGGTCGGCATCGTGGAATCGACGGGCGGCGGCGAGGTCCTCGGGTTCAGTCAGGGGAGCGCCGACCCCCGAATCTACGCGCCGACCGAACCCTACTACCTGCGGACCTCCCGGAGTCCGACCACCCAACAGGAGCAGTTGGTCTACGGGCGTCTCCTCGTGAAAGCCGAGTCGGCGAGTCAGGTCGATGCGGTGCAGGGCCGGGTCTACAACTACCTCGGCCAGAACTCCGACGCGCGCCAGCTCAAGTCCCAGTCCTACCAGTTCGAGGTCACGACCCAAGACCAGATAATCGGGCAGGTCAAGCAGTTGACCAGCACGTTCACCGCCTACATCACCGGCATCGCGGTCATCTCGCTCATCGTCGGGTCCATCGGCATCGCCAACATCATGCTCGTGTCGGTCACCGAGCGGACCCGCGAAATCGGCATCATGAAAGCCGTCGGCGCGCAGAACCGCGACGTACTCCAGTTGTTCCTCGTCGAGGCGGTGATGCTCGGCGTCCTCGGGTCGGCGCTCGGCGCGGTCGTCGGCATCGCCGGCGGCTACGCGGGTGCCCAAGCAATCGGGCTTCCGCTGGCGTTTCAGCCAATCTGGTTCGTCGCCTCGGTGGCCGTCGGCGTCCTCGTCGGCGTCCTCGCGGGGCTCTACCCGGCGTGGGACGCGGCCCACACCGACCCCATCGACGCGCTCCGGTACGAGTAG
- a CDS encoding ArnT family glycosyltransferase: MTEQNVTHETTVREEGWKRELMWLAPALLSGIVLFLVYLRSHPYPSFGAGLYLFIAERISEMGYALPETIPHYTEGGVPFAYPPLMFYAVAAIRDLTGVDPIAISRFLPGIVTLAYLVPLYLFARDLFDSRPQAALTSLLVAVSPPVLQWHISAGGIVRAPAFLFSLSGIYAGLRLYKYRDRRWVVPSLVLFTLTVLTHPVYTVFFALSYFLLFLQFDRSLRGLVRGAVVGFGGILLAAPWWTQVMAAHGIDVFTGAAGTHGGLGGGIPSLSALTHVSLQNVFFGSLLSVLPLVGAVYLLKERRFFLPVWFVAVTAVIGKARFSMLAGSFITAVFLLEVLGVRLKEQSRFAVGRRGVVTAALVLIATVGIAGSAMYTTGDVDAHAGSPSLPQFVDHDDVEAMEWAERNTKPSATFVVQGDAAEWFPQQTHRTMLVGPWGVEWKGHEPYTRQLGLFRGVSSCNSAQCMSHTLSEEGVHPDYIYLPKGEFTVRGMQYQRTSKLAMSMHLSPTYRTVFENDGVIVFEVVGGQNSDGDSSGGGSA; encoded by the coding sequence ATGACCGAACAGAACGTCACACACGAGACGACGGTACGCGAAGAGGGTTGGAAACGGGAACTGATGTGGCTCGCGCCCGCGCTCCTGTCGGGAATCGTCCTCTTTTTAGTTTATCTGCGTTCGCACCCCTACCCCTCGTTCGGGGCCGGACTGTACCTCTTCATCGCCGAGCGCATCTCCGAGATGGGCTACGCGCTTCCGGAGACGATTCCCCACTACACCGAGGGCGGCGTCCCCTTCGCGTACCCGCCGCTGATGTTCTACGCGGTGGCGGCGATACGCGACCTGACCGGCGTAGACCCCATCGCCATCTCGCGGTTCCTGCCGGGTATCGTCACGCTGGCGTATCTGGTTCCGCTGTACCTGTTCGCCCGCGACCTGTTCGACTCCCGGCCGCAGGCCGCGCTGACGAGTCTGCTGGTCGCGGTGAGTCCGCCGGTCCTCCAGTGGCACATCTCGGCGGGCGGCATCGTCCGCGCACCGGCGTTCCTGTTCTCGCTGTCGGGCATCTACGCCGGACTGCGCCTCTACAAGTACCGGGACCGTCGGTGGGTCGTCCCCTCGCTCGTACTGTTCACGCTGACGGTTCTGACCCATCCCGTCTACACCGTCTTCTTCGCGCTATCGTACTTCCTGCTCTTTCTCCAGTTCGACCGGTCGCTCCGGGGACTCGTCCGGGGCGCGGTGGTCGGGTTCGGCGGCATTTTGCTGGCCGCGCCGTGGTGGACGCAGGTAATGGCCGCCCACGGTATCGACGTGTTCACGGGCGCGGCGGGCACGCACGGCGGGTTGGGCGGCGGCATCCCCTCGCTGTCGGCGCTCACGCACGTCAGCCTTCAGAACGTCTTCTTCGGGAGTCTGCTGTCGGTCCTGCCGCTGGTCGGGGCCGTCTACCTCCTGAAAGAGCGGCGGTTCTTCCTGCCGGTCTGGTTCGTCGCGGTGACGGCCGTCATCGGGAAGGCGCGCTTCTCGATGCTCGCCGGGTCGTTCATCACGGCGGTGTTCCTGCTGGAGGTGCTGGGGGTCCGTCTCAAGGAGCAGTCCCGGTTCGCCGTGGGTCGTCGCGGGGTCGTCACGGCCGCGCTGGTCCTGATAGCCACGGTCGGCATCGCCGGGAGCGCGATGTACACGACCGGCGACGTGGACGCCCACGCCGGGAGTCCGTCGCTCCCGCAGTTCGTGGACCACGACGACGTGGAGGCGATGGAGTGGGCCGAGCGCAACACGAAGCCGAGCGCCACCTTCGTCGTACAGGGTGACGCCGCCGAGTGGTTCCCACAGCAGACCCACCGGACGATGCTGGTCGGACCGTGGGGCGTCGAATGGAAGGGCCACGAGCCGTACACCCGCCAGTTGGGCCTGTTTCGGGGAGTCTCGTCGTGCAACAGCGCCCAGTGCATGAGCCACACGCTCTCGGAGGAGGGCGTCCACCCCGATTACATCTACCTGCCGAAAGGGGAGTTCACGGTCCGCGGGATGCAGTACCAGCGCACGAGCAAATTGGCGATGTCGATGCACCTCTCGCCGACGTACCGGACCGTCTTCGAGAACGACGGCGTCATCGTCTTCGAGGTAGTGGGCGGGCAGAACTCGGACGGGGATTCTTCCGGAGGAGGCAGCGCGTAA
- a CDS encoding tubulin/FtsZ family protein yields MKLAMVGFGQAGGKIVDKFIEYDRRTGGEAVRSAVAVNTAKADLAGLDHVPESNQVLIGQSRVKGHGVGADNELGAEIAEEDIDEVQGAIDNVPIHDVDAFLLVAGMGGGTGSGGAPVLAKYLKRIYTEPVYGLGVLPGRDEGGIYTLNAARSFQTFVREVDNLLVFDNDAWREAGESVGAGYDRINEEIVRRFGILFGAGEVEGDEAVGESVVDSSEIINTLSTGGVSTIGYAAEEVDNPSGGLLSRFKSDGTEAVDSAHATNRITSLVRKAALGRLTLPCEIDSAERSLLVASGPPEYLNRKGVEKGRKWLEDQTSSMEVRGGDYPIEGAEQVAGVVLLSGVSEVPRVEELQEVAVETQDNIDELRAESEQNTTDLIEDDDGELDPLF; encoded by the coding sequence ATGAAGTTGGCGATGGTCGGCTTCGGACAGGCCGGTGGCAAAATCGTGGACAAGTTCATCGAGTACGACCGCCGGACCGGCGGCGAGGCCGTCCGGTCGGCCGTGGCGGTCAACACCGCGAAGGCCGACCTCGCGGGCTTGGACCACGTGCCCGAGTCGAATCAGGTCCTCATCGGTCAGTCCCGCGTGAAGGGCCACGGCGTCGGCGCGGACAACGAGTTAGGGGCCGAAATCGCCGAGGAGGACATCGACGAGGTGCAGGGCGCGATAGACAACGTCCCGATTCACGACGTGGACGCCTTTCTCCTCGTCGCGGGGATGGGCGGCGGCACCGGGTCGGGCGGCGCGCCGGTCTTGGCGAAGTACCTCAAGCGCATCTACACCGAACCGGTCTACGGACTCGGCGTCCTGCCGGGCCGCGACGAGGGCGGCATCTACACGCTCAACGCCGCGCGGTCGTTCCAGACGTTCGTGCGCGAGGTGGACAACCTCCTCGTCTTCGACAACGACGCGTGGCGCGAGGCGGGCGAGAGCGTCGGCGCGGGCTACGACCGCATCAACGAGGAGATAGTCCGGCGGTTCGGCATCCTCTTCGGCGCGGGCGAGGTTGAGGGCGACGAGGCGGTGGGGGAGAGCGTCGTGGATTCGAGCGAGATAATCAACACCCTCTCGACCGGTGGCGTCTCGACCATCGGCTACGCGGCCGAGGAGGTAGACAACCCCTCGGGCGGTCTCCTCTCGCGGTTCAAGAGCGACGGGACCGAGGCGGTCGATTCGGCCCACGCGACCAACCGCATCACGAGTCTGGTTCGGAAGGCCGCACTGGGGCGACTCACCCTGCCCTGCGAAATCGACAGCGCCGAGCGGTCGCTGTTGGTCGCCAGCGGACCGCCCGAGTACCTGAACCGCAAGGGCGTCGAAAAAGGTCGGAAATGGCTCGAAGACCAGACCTCCTCGATGGAGGTCCGGGGCGGCGACTACCCCATCGAGGGGGCCGAGCAGGTCGCGGGCGTCGTCCTCCTGTCGGGCGTCTCGGAGGTGCCCCGCGTCGAGGAGCTACAGGAGGTCGCCGTCGAGACGCAGGACAACATCGACGAGCTTCGCGCCGAGAGCGAGCAGAACACGACCGACCTCATCGAGGACGACGACGGCGAGTTGGACCCGCTGTTCTGA
- a CDS encoding SelT/SelW/SelH family protein: MTQVEIEYCVPCGMLDRAQDVQHALLEEYGERLDSVALVTGDSGVFEVRADGEEVFDKEEDEFDVDAIVASVGESVSA, from the coding sequence ATGACACAGGTCGAAATCGAGTACTGCGTCCCCTGCGGGATGCTCGACCGGGCACAGGACGTACAGCACGCGCTCTTGGAGGAGTACGGCGAACGACTCGACTCGGTGGCGCTGGTCACGGGCGACAGCGGCGTCTTCGAGGTGCGCGCCGACGGCGAGGAGGTCTTCGACAAGGAGGAAGACGAGTTCGACGTGGACGCTATCGTGGCCTCAGTCGGCGAGAGCGTGTCGGCGTAA